The nucleotide window GCCAGTGGTGTGCTGAGCGAGGTAGGAGTGGGACCAAAGTACGTTGGTCAAATTATAGTTGTTTTTAAATCGTTTGTCACTAGGGTAGGCGAAGGCTATCTAGAAAATGAACTCACGCCAGAGCAGGCTGAACATCTTGGATTGCTTGAAAGAGGAACGGTTACTGGTAGGGTCAGAAGAGTATCTCCTTTCAATACACCTTTGGCAAAGAAGGCAATAAGATTGAATTCAGCTACTCAGGTTGCCATAACGAAACTAGACGCTATATTTAAGGACGCTAAGGGGATTAAAGACTATTCTAAACTTCCGAGAGACGCACGGCTATGGATAGAAGAGCTTGAAAGTGAACTAAAGGTTCCCATAACCCTAATCGGTACAGGGGAGGATGCAATCGAGACCATTGATCTTAGAAGCGAGAAAATAGGTGATTGAAATGGAGTACGACGTGGTAATTGTAGGTGGTGGTCCAGCAGGTCTTTTCGCTGCGTATGAGATGGCTAACGCTATTCCGAAAAATGGAGACTATAAAATACTTCTTGTGGATAAAGGGGTGAAGGCTTCCAAGAGAAGTTGCCCTCTTCTATCGCCAAAGGAGAAATGCACCTTCTGCACTCCATGTCATATAAACTACGGCCTTGGCGGAGCAGGAACGTTTAGTAGCGGAATAATCAACTTGAGACCAGATATAGGAGGAGAGCTCCACGAATTAATGAGAAGTTGGGAGAAAGCCCAAAACATGATAAATTACGTTGATGATATCTTCGTAAAATTTGGAGCACCTCGAGACAGATTATTCAGACCTAATGAGGAGAAGGTAAAGGAAGTTCAGAGAAAAGCAGCAAAAGCTGGAGCTGAATTCGTTCCTATATTACAGAGGCATATAGGCACGGATAAAAGTCCTATGGTTATTGAGGAAATTACAAATTATGTTGAAAGAAACGGAGTGAAAATTTCTGAGCTTACTGAGGTTTACCAGATCGAGAAAAAGGGAAACATGTTTAACCTCAAGACTAATAAGGGAGAAATAGAAGCTAGGACAGTTCTGGCAGCGCCCGGTAGATCTGGAGCTAAGTGGTTTTACGATCAGGCTAAGAGACTTGGGGTTGATATGGTTTCAGGTCCTTTGGATATTGGAGTGAGGGTTGAGGTAGAATCGTTCATCATGGAAGACCTTACCAGTGCAGTATGGGATCCAAAAGTTATCATGTACACCAGGAAATATGACGACAAGGTTAGAACGTTTTGCGTCAATCCCGGAGGATATATTATGAAAGAAGTTTATGATGATGGTACTATAGGGGTTAACGGCGAGACTTACGTAGATAAGAAGAGTAGAAACACCAATTTTGCATTCCTAGCTACGGTTAAACTCTCGGATCCACTGGAGGACACCATAGAATATGGTAAGAGTGTAGCGCGACTTATGACTAGATTAGGTGGGGAGAAACCTATCCTTCAAAGACTAATAGATTTCGAAAAGGGAAGAAGAAGTACTTGGGATAGGATAAGCCGTTCTACAGTGAAGCCTACGTTAAAAGACGTAACTCCAGGAGATATAAGCATGGGCATGCCTTACAGAGTTGTGGCTGACCTAATAGAAGGTCTTGAAAGATTGGACAACATGGCATCTGGGATATATTCTTCTAACACTTTACTTTACGCACCAGAAATAAAATATTACAGTATGAAGGCTGTCGTAGATAGCAATATGGAAACTGTGGTAGACAATTTGTACGTGGCAGGAGATGGTGCAGGTCTATCTAGGGGAATAAATATTGCCGCTGCTACTGGAATACTTGCTGCTAGGGGAATAATTAGCAAATTAGGGATAAGTTAGCCAATTGAGTCACAGGAATATGTAATGATAAAGTGTTCCTATTAAGTTTCGGCCAATGTGTCCTGAAACTAAGATCTTTTTGATCTAAAATGTTTACTGATATTAAATATTTTATTATTTTAAAAATATTAATTGTAGGCATTAAATCAAATTAAATTGAAGACATTTTCGGATGACCGAATCTACATGAGGAACTGAATAGTCTAACCCATAATCTTTCTTTATACTTTTCAGTGTTCTACATTATTTGGAAAAATTTCGCATAACATCCACTGTCTTAATTGAAAATATCTGATAGTAATCCCTAAACTTGATAAAATAATCCGAAAATAATGGATACTGTTAGGCAATACAGAAGAGATATCATGACTTTAAAGAAATTGGCATGAAATTTCCGTTGTGATACACCTTTCTGTATATTGCTTAGCCTGTCTTGAGACACAAAATTCTTATATATTATTAAATCTTCTACGCTATTGGTTGATCCAAATGGAATTTACTTCTTAGGACCTAAGGGTAGTTTTTCCCATGAAGCGTCATTAAACATGTCCGGTTTGCATGTGGAAGCAAAGTCTATATCTGAAATATTTGAGAAGGTTGCCAATGAAGGCTCGATTGGGGTAGTACCAGTAGAAAATACGTTGGAAGGCCCAGTCAATGAGACCCTGGATAACTTGTATAAATGGAATGGAGTATTTGTAAATTATAGAATCGATATGAGAATAAAGCTGGTATTGGCTGTTAGAAATGGAACTAGGCTAAGTGATGTAAAGAAAATATATTCTCACAGTCATGCGATCCACGAGGCAAGGAATACCCTGAGCAAAATGGGTCTGACCAATTTCATACCAGTGGAAAGTACATCAAAAGCTGCTCAATTAGCTTCGGAGGAACGAGACTCTGCAGCTATTTGCTCAGAATTTGCTGCAAATATATATGGACTGAAGTCAGTATTGAGCGGAATAGAGGACGGAGTTAATATAACAAGGTTTCTTGTAATATCAAAAAACTACACGTCTATTGGGGATCGAACAATCGTCCTATTCACAATTCCTGACGTTCCAGGCGCCCTATACAAGGTTTTAGAAAAATTTTATATATATAATATTAATTTGTCCATGATTTATTCTAGACCTACTAAAATAGTTCCGTGGAACTATTACTTTTACCTAGAGTTTGAGGGGGATGTGGACACCGCGGAAAAGCTGGGTTTAGTTAGAGAGCTAAAGGAAGTTACAAATGAGCTCAAGATAAGAGGTAGTTACAAAATGCTTAACAGTGTAAAACACGATTAGTAAATTCTTTTCTTTTTAAGAACGGTGCGACTTATAAATATAATCATTACTCTATACCAATTCAGCGTCTCTCTAACCTTACAATTGACGAAAAACCACGGCCTATAGGACGTAGAGGAAGTCAGTATAATACTAGGAAGGAGTTTACATGACTATCCCTGGCTTTAGGTTTTCAAGACTGTAAAGTAGCATATAACTCCTTGCTCCGGTTATCCGTATAGCATTGAGCGATGCCTCCCTAATAACCTGCTTATCCCTTCCATGTAACATACAGTAGCAAAGGTAGTCCCAACGTTTGTTGCTTTCCCTTAGCACAACATGGGTTGCCTCGTGGAGGTTGTCAGCAATCCTTGTACAAGAGTCCTCAATATTCTCCGTATTTATTAATAGCATGGCGTTCTCGTTTATTCCTACCTTGTCACCGTTCAATGTTGCGCCGTAATCCTTTATTACATGCTTCTTTCTCAACTCCTGAAGTAAATCCACTAGTTCCTCCTCAGTGTATGCAAACTTTTCAGCTAGATGTTTGAATGGTCTCTCTGTGATTGGCAAAGGAAGCGATAAGGCTTTCAAAAATTCCATGTTTAAGCCCAATTCCTCGGCAGTAGGAATCTTATCAGGGGTTCTCTCACTCTTGCTCCATGATATCCCCCTAATAATATCATACTTTACAGCTAACTTTAAGTTCTTTTTAGAGAAAAGAATAACATAATCCTCAGCCCTAACATCTTCCATTAAGTCTCTAACCCTACGTTCTAGAGATTCTTTAGAATCTGCTTTAAGGACATACCATACATTATATCTAGGATGATTCCTTACGAAGTTATGTGTAAGTTCCCTGATATGAAGGGCTTCCCTCCTAAATTTCTCTAAGTTTTCTAGAGGAATGGAGGCTGCAATTAATGCGCCTTCCATCCCCTTAGACCTAAAATTTACATACATTCCTACTCTCTTGATCACTTCAGCGTCAATAAGTGCCGTAGTCTGGCTTATTACATAATCTTGAGACATTTTCAGTTTATCAGCTATTACTTGAAATGGGTTCGTAGTTAACGGAAAATTATACTGAAGTTCCATCAAAAGGTTTGCCTGGTTGTTATCGATATTCATAAAATATATTCTACGGGTGGAAGTTAAAAACCTGACCTAGTTGCAAATAAATAGGGTTCTTAAATTTGACCTCCTCCTTGCCTTAAAGGCCGAGGGTTCTGCCACGGTCTAAAGCATTACTCTCCTTTACGGGATTTACTCCGTTGGATGAGACTAAGAAGGAGAGGGCTTTTTCAGCTTGTCTAGTATTTTCTTTATTCCCGAATTTATTATGTTCAGAGGACCGTTGACGTCGCTGTCTAGTCTGTGACTTAAAGGACAAGTGGCCATCCCCCTAGGCTTCCTCTCGGTCTTAATGCCGTGGAAAGCACAGGATCTTGAGGTGTTATACTCAACCACCCTTGAGGTGTTATACTCAACCACCAAGGATGTCTCTATACCATACCGGTGGAGCTTGTACATTATAGCATGGACAAGTTTACGGTAAGACCAGATGTTCACGGTGAACCTGGTGCCCTTGTCCTGGGAGATGGAGTAAGGGTGCCTACGTAGACTGTTGAAACGCCTAGTCGCCATAACATCTTAGCTGGGTCTGAAGCTAAAGTCCTGTAGTAGTGAAGGAGTCTACGGTAGAGCTCCATAAATACTCTTTCCCTTTCCTTTAGCACTTCATCTCTAGCGTTAAGTCCCTGGATCTTTTCTGCTTCTCTTTAGCTTGTCTAGTTCAGCCGTCTTTTTCTGGAAGTAGAAGTAGTCTGGCTTTACAGTAGAACCACGGTAAAATAGGACAGTTCCATCGTTGACTACAACTGTTGCTAACATGTTTACACCAAGGTCTATGGACACTACCTTATCACCTTTAGGTGTCTCGACCTGAACCTTGTCCCTTTCACCGTGGACGATGAGGGAGCCCTTAATTGGCTTATTACTCTTCTTAGCAGTGACCCTCCCAACGTCTACATGGATGCAAGCCTAGAACTTGTTCCCTTCAATATGTATCTCTAGCCTAGGAGTATATGGAAAATTGTTTAAAAACTTTAACCCCACCTTTAAAGCCAAGGTTTGTCTTTCTATTATCAGTGACGAGCTGATTATATAGTTTATTAAAATTTTATAGAGAATATATAACTTAATATTAAGTCAACTGAAACAATTTTTACATAAGTTTTGATCCAGTAAAGTTATCACTTTGTCAGTTTATGAAACTCACTCCACTAATTTGACTTCAATATTTTCGTTTTGAAGATCTACAATAAACTTCCCTAAGACTTCTTGCTCAGCAACCTCGAACATAACGTATATCTTCGTGTATCCTGGCAGAACATCGCTACTTACCCTATCATGGATAACGTCTATTATGTTACCTCTTATCTGCGCAATATGGCTTAGAACTCTATTGAGATAGCCAGGTTTGTCTGGGACAATAACTCTAGCTTTTACAATTCTTTTACTTTTATAAAGTGTTTTGTCTATAATTCTAGCTAGCAACGACATATCAATGTTTCCTCCACTTAAGACGACCATCACTTTCTTGTCCCTTATATTCACTTTTCCGCTTAACAAAGCTGCCAGAGAGGAGGCGCCTGCAGGTTCCACTACCGCCTTATTTCTTTCCATCAATAATACCAGGGCTGAAGCAATTTCATCATCGTCCACAAGAACTATATCATCTACATAATTTGAAATAATATCAAAGGTTAAATTAGAGGGAGATTTGACTAAAATTCCGTCTGCAATGGAGTATGACGGTTCTATTTCAGTTAGCCTTCCTAGATCTTTGGAGATCTTCAAGGACGGAGAGGCATAAGACTGTACTCCTATTACCTTGATATTATTACTAACTTCCTTCAACGCTAGCGATATTCCAGATATTAGTCCTCCACCCCCTATGGGAACCACCACTACATCTGGTTTCTCTTTGGCTATTTCTAATCCAAGCGTCCCCTGACCTGCAATAACGTATGGATCATCGTAAGGGTGAACCAATGTTAGATTTCTCTCTCTTATTAATTCCTCAGCCTTTTTCATGCTTTCGTGGATATACCTACCGTACAGAATGACCTCGGCTCCATATCCCTTCGTCGCCCTGTACTTTGACACAGGTGCTGTCTCGGGCATCACTATAACTGACCTGATATTAAGTGACATAGAAGCGTAAGCAACTCCCTGGGCATGATTCCCAGCTGAAACTGCAATGACCCCTTTCTCTCTTTCCTCTTGCTTCATGTTCAAGATCTTGCTAAACGCTCCCCTAACCTTGAAAGAGCCTGTCTTTTGAAGGTTCTCCAGTTTCAAGAAAACTTGAGATCCAGTCATCCTCGAAAAAGTGGTTGAGTGATCC belongs to Metallosphaera tengchongensis and includes:
- a CDS encoding NAD(P)/FAD-dependent oxidoreductase codes for the protein MEYDVVIVGGGPAGLFAAYEMANAIPKNGDYKILLVDKGVKASKRSCPLLSPKEKCTFCTPCHINYGLGGAGTFSSGIINLRPDIGGELHELMRSWEKAQNMINYVDDIFVKFGAPRDRLFRPNEEKVKEVQRKAAKAGAEFVPILQRHIGTDKSPMVIEEITNYVERNGVKISELTEVYQIEKKGNMFNLKTNKGEIEARTVLAAPGRSGAKWFYDQAKRLGVDMVSGPLDIGVRVEVESFIMEDLTSAVWDPKVIMYTRKYDDKVRTFCVNPGGYIMKEVYDDGTIGVNGETYVDKKSRNTNFAFLATVKLSDPLEDTIEYGKSVARLMTRLGGEKPILQRLIDFEKGRRSTWDRISRSTVKPTLKDVTPGDISMGMPYRVVADLIEGLERLDNMASGIYSSNTLLYAPEIKYYSMKAVVDSNMETVVDNLYVAGDGAGLSRGINIAAATGILAARGIISKLGIS
- a CDS encoding prephenate dehydratase, which translates into the protein MVDPNGIYFLGPKGSFSHEASLNMSGLHVEAKSISEIFEKVANEGSIGVVPVENTLEGPVNETLDNLYKWNGVFVNYRIDMRIKLVLAVRNGTRLSDVKKIYSHSHAIHEARNTLSKMGLTNFIPVESTSKAAQLASEERDSAAICSEFAANIYGLKSVLSGIEDGVNITRFLVISKNYTSIGDRTIVLFTIPDVPGALYKVLEKFYIYNINLSMIYSRPTKIVPWNYYFYLEFEGDVDTAEKLGLVRELKEVTNELKIRGSYKMLNSVKHD
- a CDS encoding Lrp/AsnC family transcriptional regulator; translation: MNIDNNQANLLMELQYNFPLTTNPFQVIADKLKMSQDYVISQTTALIDAEVIKRVGMYVNFRSKGMEGALIAASIPLENLEKFRREALHIRELTHNFVRNHPRYNVWYVLKADSKESLERRVRDLMEDVRAEDYVILFSKKNLKLAVKYDIIRGISWSKSERTPDKIPTAEELGLNMEFLKALSLPLPITERPFKHLAEKFAYTEEELVDLLQELRKKHVIKDYGATLNGDKVGINENAMLLINTENIEDSCTRIADNLHEATHVVLRESNKRWDYLCYCMLHGRDKQVIREASLNAIRITGARSYMLLYSLENLKPGIVM
- a CDS encoding transposase codes for the protein MATRRFNSLRRHPYSISQDKGTRFTVNIWSYRKLVHAIMYKLHRYGIETSLVVEYNTSRVVEYNTSRSCAFHGIKTERKPRGMATCPLSHRLDSDVNGPLNIINSGIKKILDKLKKPSPS
- a CDS encoding transposase, giving the protein MHVDVGRVTAKKSNKPIKGSLIVHGERDKVQVETPKGDKVVSIDLGVNMLATVVVNDGTVLFYRGSTVKPDYFYFQKKTAELDKLKRSRKDPGT
- the ilvA gene encoding threonine ammonia-lyase; translation: MEIKQIQQNIRKTRELISPYIHETPVDHSTTFSRMTGSQVFLKLENLQKTGSFKVRGAFSKILNMKQEEREKGVIAVSAGNHAQGVAYASMSLNIRSVIVMPETAPVSKYRATKGYGAEVILYGRYIHESMKKAEELIRERNLTLVHPYDDPYVIAGQGTLGLEIAKEKPDVVVVPIGGGGLISGISLALKEVSNNIKVIGVQSYASPSLKISKDLGRLTEIEPSYSIADGILVKSPSNLTFDIISNYVDDIVLVDDDEIASALVLLMERNKAVVEPAGASSLAALLSGKVNIRDKKVMVVLSGGNIDMSLLARIIDKTLYKSKRIVKARVIVPDKPGYLNRVLSHIAQIRGNIIDVIHDRVSSDVLPGYTKIYVMFEVAEQEVLGKFIVDLQNENIEVKLVE